The Actinomycetota bacterium genomic sequence AGAATCTTGGCGAAGGAGATCTCGCGGAGGAGCGCTACCGGTTGGCCCTAAAATATTTTCCAGATATGCCTGAGGCTAGAGAAGCACTGGACCGGCTGGGCGTAGTGATCGAGTGAAGGGTCCTGGTGAGCCGAGCGGTTCTCGGCAGGTCTTCTCCATACTTGCCCTGGTGTTGGCTTTGGTGTTGATGGCACTGGTTGCCTATATCGTTTTGGCGATGAATGCAGATGAAGTTGATCTGGCGCCCGTTCCTCAAAAAGGAATCGTTCCGGTGCTGACCATCGATGGTCCAGGGACAGGCGATAACCCCGAGTTCTCTAAACCCCAAGGGGTGGCGTTCGCTCCCGACGGCACTATCTATGTCGCGGACACCGGTAACAACAGGGTTTGCGTTTTTGACGAAAACGGAAGGTTCCTCTTTGAGTTCGGCGGTTTTGGTGTGGCCAAACCGGCTCCGGGTGTGATGGCGACCTGGGAGCCTGGCTTGATGAACATGCCGACAGGCATAGATGTTGCCGAGAACGGCGAAGTTTACGTTGCTGATTTCAAGAACGACCAGATCCAGGTATTCGACTCGAAGGGCAAATTTTTGCGACGCTTCCCTGACCCGCTTGTGCGTGTGGGAAGGGGCGGATCCGGATATGGAGGTACCGGCATAGCGGTTACCGGCGTCGAAGTGATGGGCGGACTGGTCTACGCGACAGACGCTTACCAGGTCGTTGTGTTCACGACAGAAGGTGAGTTCGTGCGTCAATTCGGCCGACCCGGAACCGGATTGGGTGAGTTGGATCGCCCCAACGGACTAGGGGTAACCAGAGACGGCATGATAGTTGTTGCGGACTCTAACAACAATCGCGTTCAGGCACTTGCAAGCGATGGAGGGCCGCAATGGGTCACAGGCGAACCCATCGTCGAGCTGGATGAGCGCGTTGATAATGAGTTCGGATTACCAAGAGACGTGGCGATTACCGACGACGGTTCTATTCTGGTGGTAGACACGTTTGAGTTTGAGATAGTCGAGCTTGATCGCACAGGCAATGTGATAAACAGGCTCGGCGAGCGCGGTGTCAACCCCGGGCAGTTTAATTTTCCTGACGCAATAGATGCGCTCGGTGAGAGAGTTCTGATTGCCGACAGAGGCAACAACAGGGTGCAGGTAGTGGAAATCGCAGGCAGATAGCTGCGTGGTTGCTCATGAAGGTTCATTCAGGTAACATTTGATCAGTGTCATGGAGCTGGTGCAGGGCATCTTCGTCCGCATTTGTTTGTGATTGGCGGTTCAGTTGACTTTGGGGATCAGAGCGGCAAGACTCACACTACTGTGCGCATTGTCCATGGTGATCTTCTCTACCCCTGCGCTCGCTTACGACGAGACGATTCCCCCCACAGGCAGGACTTGCTCTGAGTGTCACGGATTGGATGAAACTGAGACGACCGGAACCGTGCAGGCGATAAGGCCGAGAAAAGGACCGCACGGGGGATACTCGACCGGAACGCAGAAGTGCCAGACATGCCATACTATACACGGTGCGCCATTTGGCAGCATTATGCTGCTGTCGGCCGCTACGATTCGCGACACTTGTATGACATGCCATGATGGGACCGGCGGTAGAGGCGTATACGGAACCCTCGTGGCGAGAGGGCTCGAGGTGTCGTCCGCTCATAGGATAGAGTTTACTAATTCTGTACCCGGTGGCGCCCTTACCGGAGGGGCGGAAACAAAGACCTTTCTTGCCAGTGGCGGCTTGCTTACATGCAGCGATTGTCACAGTCCACATGGAACCGATACAGTCCAACCGTTCACTGGAGACCGTGTTCGCATTTCCACACCCCAGGCTTTTCCCGCAACGCATCCCGCGGATGTCGTGAAGACCGACCGGCTTCTCAAGAGACGACCAACCACGGCGACTCAATCCGTTGATGTTTATGGTTCCGAGTGGTGCGGTGCTTGCCATGTGGGCAGGATGTCCGGCTCGGCAGGGGTAGTCAATCATCCGGTGTCAACCCAAACTATCGGAGTCCACTACGACAGGATCGTTCGCGTCCGCTCCGCCAATACCACATCGGTAGAGTGGGGATCCTTGGGCGGCTC encodes the following:
- a CDS encoding cytochrome c3 family protein, which translates into the protein MTLGIRAARLTLLCALSMVIFSTPALAYDETIPPTGRTCSECHGLDETETTGTVQAIRPRKGPHGGYSTGTQKCQTCHTIHGAPFGSIMLLSAATIRDTCMTCHDGTGGRGVYGTLVARGLEVSSAHRIEFTNSVPGGALTGGAETKTFLASGGLLTCSDCHSPHGTDTVQPFTGDRVRISTPQAFPATHPADVVKTDRLLKRRPTTATQSVDVYGSEWCGACHVGRMSGSAGVVNHPVSTQTIGVHYDRIVRVRSANTTSVEWGSLGGSNRGYVMPTATATPPRQPPICQQCHEDARSVGNDPARRQQISTLGGFNEEFRVTAADGAVATDNPRFQVFPHESATPRLLIETGNSLCLNCHDA